The following DNA comes from Sparus aurata chromosome 3, fSpaAur1.1, whole genome shotgun sequence.
TGACGTGGCAGTAATTCTTATTCTGAGCAAATCTCTTCACACAGCCACTGACTTTCTCCTGAATATAAGTGATCATTTTATGATGGTATGTTAATtgaatcttgttttgtttgttgtgtacaGGAACAACCATTTCTGTTGCACCAGAGTGGACCACTGTCACTCTGAACTGTCCTCGTGATGTTGGAGGATCACATGTTCCAACATGGAGCACGGACGAGGGTGAATTACAACAAGATGAACAAGTTTATGTTTCACCTGTGGACAAGACGTTGACTATAACATTCGTGCTGCCTAGCGAATCTGGACTTTACTACTGTGATGGAAAACCTGCTGCGTACCTGACTGTGACTGAAGGTGAGACAAAGCAgatgtagctcaggaggtagagcgggacgtctagtaatcggaaggtcgctggtgtGAATCTCGGCTCCCCCTAGCTGCACGTCAAGGTGTCCTTTGGCGAGATAttaaaccccaaattgctcctgatgagcagctggcacctttcatggcagcctctgccatcagtgtgtgactggGTGAATCTGAATAGTCTTTTAAAGCACTTGGAGCATCGGTAGACTGTAGACACtgtagaaatgcaagtccatttaccattttaaCATCTGACAGAGGTGAGAGACTGCAGATATTTAACTGGAAAAATAAGAGGAAATCCTCTTCTTCAAACAACAAGATGCAGATATAACTGTGGACACATGCACAACAGTATTGTAAATGTCTATAATGCACAGCACAGTCTGGAGAGCAGGTTTACTGCTGACTGTGAATAAGGGTTAACAGACTATATCTACAAAATAAGAAGTAACTCACACTTATTTTCTAAAGTAACTTACACCGGCTGTGTCAGGATGTGTGAGTTACTTCCTATTCTGAGCAAATCTCTTCACACAGCCACTGACTTTCTCCTGAATATGAGTGATCATTTTATGATGGTATGTTTAatgtaccttttttttgtttgttgtgtacaGAAACAACCAGACTTATTGCTCCAAAGTTGACCACAGTCATTCTGAACTGTCctcctgtttttggaggatatGATTTTCCAACATGGAGTAAAGACGGGCGTGAAGTACAACAAAATGAACGGGTTTATGTTTCACCTGTGAACAAGACGTTGACTATAAGACAGCTGCAGCCTCGTGACTCTGGACTTTACTACTGTGATGATAAACCTGCTGTGCACCTGACTGTGATGGAAGCTGAGACATCTAACAGAGGTGAGAGACTGCAGATATTTAACTGGTCAAATAAGAGGAAATCATCTTCTTCAAACAACAAGATGCAGATATAACCGTGGACACATGCACAACAGTACTGTAAATGTCTATAATGTGCCGTACAGTCTGGAGAACAGGTTTACTGCTGACTGTGAATCAAGGTTAACACACTATATTTACAAATAGGAAGTAACTCACACATCCTGCTCTGTGTTCATGTGGTTTTAGTTGTTTCAAGCTGCCTCACCACACAGAATTGTCACTTTCTCAtgttgtctctttgtagttgttctGTGGTGACTTTGTTTCTCTGTATTCTGTTCTGTcctgattt
Coding sequences within:
- the LOC115577365 gene encoding hemicentin-1-like, which produces MKADTSERGTTISVAPEWTTVTLNCPRDVGGSHVPTWSTDEGELQQDEQVYVSPVDKTLTITFVLPSESGLYYCDGKPAAYLTVTEETTRLIAPKLTTVILNCPPVFGGYDFPTWSKDGREVQQNERVYVSPVNKTLTIRQLQPRDSGLYYCDDKPAVHLTVMEAETSNRAAPHLWQTVRLVIGGLYLIIMISITATVWTKARQEQKRRATQRENDV